The genomic DNA ACACATTAAATGAATCTATATATTGCTAGTCAGAGCAGCTTACAAAATGCCAGAATGCATCATAGAACTGGACAGCCACGATGAGTAATTACAATGTGCATAGTGGCTAAGCTCAACACCTTGATATAGCTTTATGATTtgcagaaaaattttaataatgattcCTAAAACAATCAGTTGTAATTTTACCTAAAACTTTTACAAAACCAGGccacaatctcttttttttaatttgtttttttttttttttttaaacacacagttTTCACGCTGTAGTAACTTGGAAATGTGCAACCGTGTCAACGGAGACAAAAAGCCAAAGTAACACGAATCTTACTTTCATGCAGCTATCAGTTAAATAGTACATACTCTGGAATGATTTTACACCAAAAATATTTCCACAAGAACTTGCTCTCATAGGGGTGGATCGaagttttaaaacttgaaaaacaatcAGAGAAGGTAAGTGTTCTTGGTTACCGAGACCGCGGGCCCCGCGGAGTCGCGACAGATCACAGGCAGCGGGTAGGGAGCAGGACGCCCAGTTGCTAACTCAGGCTTGGTGCGGAGCGGGCTGCGGGCAGCAGCTTGTCAATTAACTTGTGTCACCACCTCAACAGCATCAGGCCTGGATGGAGGATTATTTCACAGAAGACTTAGTTACATTTTCATCTTTAGAGTGACCCTGACAAACCTggagaaaactttttaaaaggttttcctCCTGATTCTTTCACTTCCATGGTGTGTAATTGCTTTAATAAATATCAAAggtctaaataaatatttacaaattatttctctaacctttaaaaataactaaatgataAATGGGAATTTGACTTGGTCTAAGATCAGTCtctgaaaaaaacataaatggtgagatttaaaaaaaaaaaagtaatttaagttTTCCTGGCTGTATTCCATATATCTATGTATAAAAAATCGTTATTCAACTATCGATCCATTCCTATTGGTAATGCTTCTTAATCCAGACATTCCGCAAAATACAGACTTTTTACAAATCACGGCATCTTTAATACAAGAAAATTAACATGCATTATTCTTCATTCTGTGTACAGTGATGGAGTTCATTAGTAGGCAATGACCCATTACTACAAACATAACGGCCTCTGTGAAACTTaagtgctttctttccttttagtatTAATTTACAATATACGAGGTGACACCAGATAATAGGCAATCAGATGATacttggggagggaagggaagcatTAAAGAAATTTGTATGCCTCATCTATAATTTCATGGATGGATAAAGgtagtttttggctttttattttttatcttgttacAAGCACTCATGTTAGGACGAAGATGAAATGtgcaaactttaaaatttaaatattcatttttctctaagatcCAGCTCAGTAAAAGATTACCCCAGTTCCCTGCAATTTTAAACTACAAGATCAAAGCTAATAATTtgttataaaagttatatattgaaaagaaataatgaaaaacacaattgggaaatatttaagaaaaaatatgcagGTCTAGCACCTGCTGTGTCAACCCTGTTCCCTAAATTCAATCATATACCCACTGGCATAACCAACAGATAATGCCTTTAAACAGTGACTTAAGCTGAACAAAACCAGCTCAACAaggttaagaaataaatttcacatCAAGGtagtatgttttatttctgaaacagTTCTGTAGTTCTTACACTCAGATCTATTTTACACGTTTCTTTGTGAAACTCACTTGTATtcacctgttgtttttttttaaagatctgttgtTTAAAGGTTAAAATCTCTGTAAaacctaaaaatgttttaaaatttgctgaAAATGCAACAAATTctcaattaaaatttatttaaaataataccctCCACTGATGTTACTTTTACCCCCTGAAAAACTCTGGAGGAGCATTAACAAAAGATTTAAACTACTGTGCAAAATTTCTTCACGAAAAGTGTTTAAAGGCTGGTGCAAAATGGGAAGCAAATTCTAAACAATTTTGGCTTCTTGGAAACAAAAACTGCTGTGTCTGCGAAGAGTACTCATCGGTGCTTCTCCGGAAGACCCGCCTTCATCTTTTCCGGCGACAGGTGCGCTTATGCTCAGCGTGCCAGTGCTCCTGCTGGCACTTGATGGAGCAGTACGAGGTGTTCCAGCAGCAGTGGTACATAGCTTCCTCCTCACAGTTGTAGCACTGCAGGTGAGAAATCAGGTCCGTGTTTAAATGGGGGGAGTGGCTCAAAGTGGACACTTTGGAAGCTCAGCTTTTAAAGATCTCTGTGGCTCAGCCTTCAGCCACTGTCACCAGGAAGATGACGGTGTGTTTTATGCACCAAGCTGAACGGTGGGTAACAATGGGGCAGTGGAAGCTGTAGCATTTAGTCCCCAGTGAACATGAGCTTACCTGGCACACCAACTTCTCACCTCTACTGCTCATTCCCATCAGCATACAGATGTGCACAGAGAGGATTCTGGAAAGATGACAGGGCGGGAGGCACTACAAATCTCTCCCCATGTGGAAAACAACTGCCTTGGTAGAATCTGTCTTGGGTAACTACTTTGGAACTCTGCAGTCTGCTGAAGGCTCCCAACTTCCCAGGGAAGTAGTGGACAGTAAATTCTGATTAATTCTGGTCAATTTCAGCTCTTAGCACTGTAACAAGTGCCTCCTACATCCAGCCGCACGGTGGCAGCTGTGTATATGCAAAACTAACTGCATATAAGGAGAAGTTTAGGAAGTGTGCATGCCCAaggagaggctcagagaagacCTAAGAAGTCCTTAAGTTTATGCCTCAGATGGATTCTCAGCACAAAGACAGCCTACAAAACCCAGCAAACCTGAAAAGGGGAGAAAACAGTTCTAGAGTTACCATAAAATTAGATTCAAATGTCCAGTAGTATTCAgcctcaacaacaaaaaaatgaaggtatataaagaaagaaacagcactTAAAGAAAATAGCTGTCCCTGAAAAGGGCCTACTAGCAGAGCTATTAAACAAAGACTTTAATAGCTGTTTTAAAGATGCTCAAAGAACTAAACAGATGTGAAGGAAGTTAATGAGGTGTGAACAAAGTGGAAATACCATTAAAagaacaccaaaaagaaaatctggagcTGAAAAGTCCCGTTAACTGAAACAGTGATTCTCTAAAGACAAATCTGAGCAGAAGTTAGGACAACAGAAACTAACATgggcaaagacagaaaaagagtgaGCAGAACCTGAGGGACTGGGGGGACACTGTTCAGTGTACCAAGATGCGTGTTCTGGGAGTCTcagcaggaggagagaagacaggGTAGAGATCATGTGAGGagataatggctgaaaacttctcaaTCTGATAGACGATGTGAAAGTAAATATCAAGACATGTTATCTCCAAACTTTTGAAAGCCCAAGTTACAAAAGCATCTACCACATGCAAAGGATCCTCAAAATGTTACCACCAGCTTTGtcatcagaaactctggaggccagaagacagGGAGCTGATATATTTCAAGTGCCAAAAGAGAAATACTGTCCACGCAGAATCCTATATATATTCAGCAAAACTGTCCTTCTAAAATTCCCAGATATAAAAAAGCTGAGGGAACTTGTGACCTGCCCCACAAGAAATGATCAGGGGAGTCCTACAAGGTCCTCCAAAAGAACACTAACCAATACTTCAAAGccattaagaaaaacaataaagattacaGTAAAGATTACAGCAGAgattaaaaatagggaaaatatgtgaaatccaaaattgtttttttgtcaattttattgatcttttcaatcTTTTAGCTAAAAGGCAGaggactcaaattactaaaatcagaaattaaagtggGGACCTTATTACTGATTCTACAGAAATATGAAGGACTGTGAGTCTCATCAACTATTCCACATTAGAAAACTGAATAGAGATGCCTGggaggttcagttggttaagtgtctgccttcagctcaagtcatgatctcagggtcctgggattgagccccttgtcaggctacCTTCTCAgaggggcatctgcttctctgcctctgccccatcccctgcttgtgctctgtcaaataaaaatcttaaaaaaaaaaaacctgattaaaCTAGATAAAATGGACCCACCCACAGAGtcagtgcaatccttatcaaaaccTCCATGAAGCTTTTTTCAGATATAGAAAGCCCATCCTAAGATTCATGTGGAACCTCAACAGATCCCAAATAGCCCAAATAATCCCCAAAACAAGAAGAAACTGGACGACTCACACTTCGTTTCAAACCTACTACCCGAAGCTACAGTCACCAAGCCACATGATCCCGGCATAAAGACAGACACGCACACTAAGGGAGAGGGGCGAGGGCCCAGAGAGAAATCCTCACACGGACACTGAAAGGACTTTTGACGAGAGCGCCAAGACCTCCCCATGGGGAACCGACGGTCTTTCCAACAGACCAAGCTGGGAAAACTGCATCTCCACATGCAGAGGAGGAGGCTGCACCCGCACCTAACGGCACACACAGAAACTAAcccaaaatggaccaaagacccAAATGTAAGGCCTACGGCGCTACGACCCttagaacaaaacaaaggacaaaaagcTTCACAACACTGAATCTGGTGATGATTTCTTGTGACCAAGAAAATAAAGTGGCCTTCACAAAAACTCTTGAAATTTTTGTGTGTTCAGGAGACACTGTCTACAGAGTAGAAAGGCAACCCGCAGTCTGAGAAAGGGATCTATAAAGCTTACATCTGGTAGCAATTAATACCCAGAATAGACACACAACTTCTGGAACCAACGAACCACCGGACTCAAAAACGGGCCTAGAAGTAGAACAGACACGTCTCCCAAGATACAAGAATGGCCAATGAGCAcaagagaagatgctcaacatcactgatcatcagggaaacacaaatcaaaaccacagcgaggtgccacctcacacttgtcaggaCGGCTAGAAGCcagaaggcaggaaacaacaggCGCTGGCGAGGCTGTAGACAAAGGGGAGCCCTCGTGCACGGCTGGTGGGAACGCAAGCTGGTGCAGCAAGTGTGGGAGACAGCAGGTAGGGGCTCCTCCAGAAAATGGCCAGAGCTACCCTAGAGCCCTGCAACTCCACTTCCGGGTGTAGACCCCAAGCAACTGGAAGCACGGGCTCAGAGAGCTCTGTCCACCCACGCTCATGCCAGCATCAGTCACAGGGGCAGAACCACGGGAGCAACCCAAGTACCCGTGGACAAGCAGATGGGTAACAAGAGGCCGTGTACACCACACTCCGTGCGGTGGAATACTACCCGGCCTTAGGAGGAAGGAAATCTTCCTTCTGCCACAACAggaatgaaccttgaggacatcgTGCTGAGTCCAACAGCCAGctgcaaaaagacaaatatgtacAATCACACGTGAGGAGATACAAAGAATGGTCAGAACTGTAAAGACAAAGCAGGATGGTGACGTAGAGGCAGAGTTTGAGTCTTACGAGAAGGAAGAGTTGTAGTAATGGCTGCACAACAGCACATGAGTGTATTTACCACCAGTGATgtgtacacttaaaatttaccatcttcacCGCTACTATGTCTAttttagcataattttaaaaacctaggCCTCATGTCTCCTTTGATCCACCACCCTCATTTTTCTACTGCCCTTCACAAACTCTGAGAGAGAACTGCCTGAACTTCCTATTTCCAAttatcctcttccttttctttcctttctttctttcctttccttccctccctccctccctctctctccctttctccctttccctttccctttcttttctttctttctttcttttcttaattgtATTAGCCAACCTTAGTTTCAGGcatagaggtcagtgactcactGGTTGCATGTAaaacccagggctcatcctgtcacgtgccctccttcatgcccctcacccagtcacctcatcccccaaccctctcccctccagggaccctgtttgtttcctagagttaggagtctcttgtggtttctctccctctttgctttaGTCTTACTTTACCGGCGCCCGGGGATGGGGACACCTACAGTCTACAGGAGGGCTAGCCCCGCCTGGCTAACCTTGCCCCCAGGAAGTTTTTGGTCCAAATGTTAACAGTACTGAGGTTGAAAACTGGTCTACACCAGGGTGAAGAATCCACGTAGCATTGGACTATCTGGACATGGGGAAAGTAAACACGACCATTTCAAGCTAAGTTAACAGAAGAAAAGTGGGATCTCAGACACTCACAGTGAGGACGAACAGGTACCAGGGAGCGAGAGGGCTGCGCTTGGATGTCATCCAGCACTTGGACACAGCCCCAGACAAGTATGTATAGGCAGGAATTTTGGCTGGCGGTCAGAGTCCTGGGTATTAGGACCAGGGAGAAAGCCTACAGGTGGGACCTAAAACCCTAGCCTCTAACTTTCTTCGTTACTGGGTATGTTGTGCTTTCTTATCAATATTAATCTTTTGAGATGTCTTGTAATCTTATTGCAATTTCAGTAAAGTTGGACACAGCTGGAATGAGTCCTGAGTTTCAATCTAGTGCTAATTACTCATGTGAGTTTGGACCAAGCTTTTTAGCTTCCATctccgtttcctcatctttaaatggttaattttaagTAGCGCCATCCTTTCTCCCAAGTATCCTGACATTTACTTATgcgttcactcattcattccccatctctctgtttctcatttgtAGCTTGTCTTACATCCATTTTCCAGGATCTGTCATATACCTGTGTACTTTCTGTCCTAAGATTTGATTATAATAGTTTTAAATCTTTTCCATCTTATTAGAAATGACATGATGAGTAGAGTGTTTTTAGTCACTCCACTTAATCTCATAAGTTTCAATCCCTCATctaaaaaaatgcatgtaaatgGAAGTAGCTCCCTTTTTGCTATAAAAAGAGATGTACAGATCAAGGGAagagaacagagtccagaaataaatccgcACCTATAGGGCCAATTACTTTACGACTAAGGAGGCAAGAATACGCAATGGGGAAACGCAGTCTCCTCAATTGGTGGCTAGGAAAAGTGGACACTCACACACAGCAGGATGAAACTAGAACACTTTTGTAGCCCAAACACtggttaactcaaaatggactaaagaagtgaatgtaagacctgaaaacataaactccttgacattggtcttggagAGGATTTTtctggatttgacaccaaaagaaaACTACACAAGTGGGAAGACATCAAACTAatagcttctgcccagcaaaggaaataataaaatgaaaatgcagcctatggaatgagagaagagattTACAAATCCTGTATATGATATATGTGGTtcatataaataattcttaacaACTCGGTAGAAAAAAACAActacctaatttttttaaaatgtgcaaagggCCTGCAAAGATCTTTCTGCAAAGACATgcagacacacgaaaagatgctcaatatcattcatcaccacggaaatgcaagtcaaacccacaatgagatcctacctcacaccagtgagagtgGCTagaatcaacaagacaggaaacagcaggtgttggcgaggatggaaagaaagaggaaccctcttgcaccgtgGGGAGGActgcaaattggtgcagctactgtggaaaccagtatggagggtcctcaagaagttaaaaatagagctaccctccgACCCCCACAATCTCCCTACCGGGGTATCTGCCCAAAGTAAGTGAAATTGGGATGCTGCAAAGATGTGAGCAGCCCCACGCTCACTGCCGCACGTGCAGCAAAGCACGGCCTCCGCGTCCACCAGGGCATGGGTGAAGAAAGATGATGATGAGTGGAGTACTGTCTGTCCCCGAGAAAGAAGAAACCCTGGAGCTGCGACAAGCTGGAGACACACAGAGTGTTGGCAGTGATGGGCGCCGCAGGGCGGTACTGACGTGGGGGACGAGGCAGGGAAGCAGACCCACCAGCAGGGCTTCAGCAGTCTCACGGCTGGGGAATGCTAGACGAGCAGCGTTCCCTTTCCCTATTACAGCCTTCTCCTCTCATTTCTTTGATTCCTCAGTAACCTTATAAGTCTAGGGCCCACTTTCTAGCTTTCTCTTGTCTTTGCATGAGACAGAATGACAGGGCGCCAGGGCCTGGCGCGGGGGATTATCTGGAGTACACCTTAATTCCTGTCTAGCGGTATTTATCTCGTTACTCATCTGCTTTTCCTATCAAGTTCTGAATTAGATGCTaagttcccttttctttctctatcacgGTATTTGTAGTGGTCACTTTCCTGAGGGAACACCTACTGGACGTGGAAAGACCTGCTTCAGAAAAGGTAGTCTGGATCCCATGAAGACTCACAAACGTTTCCCCCACCAGTTAGCTGAGATGTGGTCCGAGCTCCCAATCTAGGGAAGAGCCGCCAACAGGACATGGTGAGAAAGGAACCGTGTGTCAGATTCTACGTGGAGTCAGAGGCTCATGAGACGTCACCATCGAATAGTAAATCGAGTGAAAAGACTAACATATAAACGCTGTGCAGCATGATCTGAAAATCCTTAATTTGCTGTCGCGACTGCTGACACCAGGTTCCAGAGACTGAGCCCTGGCCATGAGGAGTCAGCAGGCCAACCTCAGGGGACGGCGCGTGCATGGATGTAGTCCCGTAAATCAGACACAGTAACTACACGTCTGAGGGTTCACAGACTCAGCGAAGTAATCCTGAGCGGTACTCAGTACGGGGGTCCTGGAGCTCACCGGGGAGAGGACTtctagtaaaaatataaaacccatCTAGAGCTGATCATTTCACATTTGAGCTTATTTCAGGTATAAACTTGGCATAACCACGTAGGTCTCTCTGAGGTGACTTGCATCGCAGACCATTTCACCACCATGACACTGGGTGGAACATGTTCATGGGTCACACTCTGAGAACAAACCGTACTTACCCACTGCTTCTTCTTGGTCTGAGAAATCAGTTGTTTGTGCTGTGTTGCTAGCTTCTTGATTTCTTCTACAAATTCTTCTTTACACTTCTCCTTTACTTGCTTACATTTCCTGTCCATCTCACCCTGCATATTGGCTACAGCTTTATTTACAGCTTGACGCTTCTCTTCCTCCATTTCGGAGCGCAGCTGGAATGAGAACATTAGCTCGTGACTGGCCCGCCCGCGATGCACACACCTCACTCCACAGTTCCTACGGAAAGGGGGGACCCCCTCCCTGTGTTTCATTGAGAGCAGTACACGTCTTAGGTGAAGGAAAACAAGGTTTACTAGCAATCAAACGTTATAAAAGGTATTATATGATGGTTCTAGTTTTAAAAAGGAGCTGCCTGGCTGATGCCCAAGAGAAGCTGCCTACGCACTACCGGAGCGCTCCCGTCACGCTCAGGGTTCTCCAGGTGGCCTTACCTTTTCCAGAGCTTCTCGCACAACTCTTTCCGTTTCTCGTTTGTGGTCAGACTTCATTCGGTCTTTAAAGTCATTGAAAATCTTGGTGTATTTGTCGTGGCACATGCTTTGACACACTCCGTCGCTGGTGGTCTGGGTGCTTCGATGCAGCATTCGTGGTGAAGAGGCACTTAACTTCTTGGTCTGAGTTGACACAGACACCTTTTCGATTGGCTGAGGCATGGTGGGGATCTCCTGGCTGGAACTCACGGCTTCCGTTTCCGGCTCTGGTTCCTGCAGAGCAAGGACAGTGCTGAGACGCGACACGAAGCCGCCTGTTAGTAGTCCTGGTTCCAGAACGAGCTCTAGGAGGATAAAACTAGGGTAATGAACTACTGTTAAAAAACATGTAATTGAGATGGTCAATTGTGTCATGTGTAGTTTACCACAactaaaccaaaaacaaaaaaaaagcccccaaaactTCTCGCAATGAATAGCAAGAATTTAAAACAGGAACTTCATTTTGTGGCATATGAACACTACAGTCTTTGCTTTCCAGACAGacgaaagaaaaataccatataagACGTAAAACCCTTATCAATTTAGTCGCTGCTGTGGACCAGATTCATTAACAGATGTCCTGAGCATGGGTCACCAGATGAGTACCTGGTTTTAGAGCATGGACATACAACTTTGAGAGGCGGAGCGTAGCCACACTTTCCTCCAGTTTTTCAACGTTGACCTAACTGAAGGATCGGGTAAATGCTCCGCTTCTCATAATGCTGAGTAACTAGGAGAGCTCCAGGAAGTGCAGCAAAGCGCCCTCCCCGTGCGACGCAGACTCCAGGTTGGTGCGTGTTCTTCTGGCactgcgggcgggcgggcagaCGGTGGGGTTCCAGCTGGGCCGAGGGTATGGACGGCACCCCTGGGGCGGACCGTCGTGACCGCGACAGGGAGGCACTTCCTACAGCCGCCCACCTGGACACTGCAGGGCGGGCAACTTACTTCCTTTTTGGGTTCCACACTTTGATTACGTCGTCCTTTCTTTGCTCTTGGTTCTTGCGTGACCTTTAGCTGCGGGCATCACACAAGTAAGAGCGTGTTACTGCAGACACTACAGACAACAGTGAGCAACCTGTTCCCTCCTGTGCTCAGCTCCCCCAAATCCTTGCAGCCTCGGCCCTGGTGGGCTCGGGACCAGGCTGCGGGTGGCCCGTGGGTGGGTTTTGTACCAACGTTTGTAGAAGGGAAGGGCACGTCAACTGTGTGCACAGCCGCCTCTCACAGGGACACCCACCTGCTCATTACTGGTAGACGAGATGCTGGACTCCGCCTCCTCCTCTCCCCGGTCCTCGTTCTTGGACTTCCAGAACCTCCCTTCACGAAGGAAGCGCTGATGCAGCTCTAGCTCGTCACAAGCCTTCTTCCAGCCCATGCTGCGCTTCACGTGCAGCCGGTGAACGTTGACTGTGATGTCCTGTATGTTTTCAGAAGGGATCCATGCCCTTCAAGGAACACCAGAGGCACAGTTAGAAATTTCCGGAACGCTAGTAGACTCTATCCAGTACAAAGTAGGACCTGGGGCGATTCCTCGCCCCGAGGCTGTGGGGGACGGCTGCAACGCAGACGCTCACCGAGGAGAAAGCAGTGAGGACGGTCAGAACCGGAGCGGGAGAGACTGGCCAACGCACCGGCCCCACTGTGGGCTCTGGGCTCCGGGCAGCCCAGCCACAGCCCCCGCGGCTCCCGGCCCTCCTGCTGCAGAGGCACGCACACCTGGCTGGGGCGGAGGCCGGCAGAGCCGAGCGTACACACAGATCCGTACAAGCAGCAGGGCCCCGACACCGTGACCCACCACATAGCGGCTCCAGCACGTCGTTGTCTCCCAGGCACCCTGACTGACACAGAGGCGCCCGTCATCACGGCCAGGAACCCGCTGCGGGCAACACAGACCCCGAGGACTGGATGTGAACCCGTATGCAGCTCTACCGAGAAGGAGCCAAGGAGCCGACAAACTCCAGGAAACTTCCCCAGGCTAATGCCCCCCCACCGAGGGGCGCCCAGAGGCAGCGGACCACGGCCCACGGCCCCCGGGGGGCCGTGTCTGCAGCTGCAGGACACACCGCGGATGCGCCACGCTGGGCCTTCGGGCAGGACCACAGGGCACACGTGGCCTCTGCCGGGAAGGAGTGTGGCCAAGGGGACTCGGGGGGCTCTGGAGGCGGCGGGGGCACACAGGTGCACCCCAGGAGGGAAGGTGTCTCTAGAGCATCAAGCACCAGGGGGGAAACCAGCTCCAACACGGATTGATCCTGTCCGTCCTCCATGTAAATGTGCGCACTGTCAGCTTCCACTGTGGGCCTCCGGTCTCGGGGCTCACCAAGCCCGCCTGACGACTGTTTGGGACGGCCCGAGGCCAtcgaaacacacacacacgcctgaGCCACGGATGCAGGCGCCTGCCTTGCTGGCCTGAGCTGAGCTGGCTGCTTGGCGGTGTCCACACACGGTCAAAACGACACACCTGACTGCCGGGCTGTGAAATCTGAACTGCCCTGTGGTATTTTTGAATATTCCATCCACAGGGTCTCACCTGACATTAGAAACCCtacaaaataaacatgtaaaaactCTGACCTCTATTTCAAAGAGCACAGATGGAAGAGCTCCTGTTTGATCTTATGATGAGCTTGTGATGAGTTAGTATCACATTTACTCTTTAAGTCAACAGTTTGCATCGAGGGCCTCTCACGTACCAGGCAAGCGCCAAGTatgctttcactttttaaatgcaGTGTATTTGACACAGATTTCTGCTGTTAGCAGTGCTGACTACCTGGGATGAATCTATGACCTGTGAGAGtactttttctccttaaattgtCCATTTATCACTcggatataaaaaaataattcacatctGTTCTTAATATGAGACATAATTACATAACCACACCTCAGTGTGGTTTATACACACATCCCTGTTCTCTTGGAATCACCTCCTATAGATAATCAGATTCCACTTTTAAAGAGGATTGCGGATTATGCAATATGATCTATAAAAAACACCCTACTCTTATAGGGGCACCCTAATAAAAAGAGGTCGGATGTAATTTGGCTGAATCTACACATCCGTCAGAAACCGAGGGCTTAGAGATGTGTTGGCGTTTAAGTGAATTCCCGAGACATGCTGCTGCTTGCCCGTGACTCCCTGCTGACTGCACACCCTGGCGGCAGTGGCAGCCTATACCGGGCATGCTCGTTTCCTGCTACCTTCTCCTCGGGCAGGCAAACCTTGCAAATCCTAGAAAAACCGCACTTCTGTGGAGCTGCCTTTCCTCCTGGAGCGTGACAACTTGCTCCGGGAGGGCCAGCACGTTCTGAACATACAGAAGGGACCAGTCCAAGACCATttgtctagaattttttttctcccacttatGTATAAAGAAAGTATGAACTGgcaaaatagtatttattagTAGTGACACTGTAGAACAGTGTGAAGTCCTCAGCACCAGAGATGTTTACTGAAACATGCCTACGGTTGTAAAAACAGTACGAATGAAAATGTGCGGCAGGTGGCCGGTAGGAGCTATCTCCTCTTGCTGTGTGACATGTTGCTTAATTAAAACTCATGCTTATAAATGTATAAAGTTCATTTTTTGAGACGTGAAATCTTCTAATAAGGTAGAGTGTAACGTGTTAAGGTCCATGCTTGTCACTGTTTACTGGGCCCAACTGGGCTGCCCGTGCAGCCCCCAACACGAGCACAGAGTGTCACACGTCATGTGTGTAACATACAAAGGATGACGTCAGCTGAGTTTCTGAGGGAGTCAAAAGTCATACGTGAATTTCTGATTGTGGGGTTCTTGGGCTCAACCATCAGCTGTATTTTCTACAGTAAAGTCCTCAGAGTCCCATCTGTCCAGAAGTGTTCCAATACAATCTtctaggaaataataaatttaggagaaaaaactCTGGAAATTCTCTCTTCAGAACCCAAGTGGATTAGCTCACACgttcttttaaatattacctGTATTATACACTAAATGACAGAAAATAGCACGCATGGTTGGAGATACTTGTGAAG from Canis lupus dingo isolate Sandy chromosome 2, ASM325472v2, whole genome shotgun sequence includes the following:
- the ZMYND11 gene encoding zinc finger MYND domain-containing protein 11 isoform X11; the encoded protein is MARLTKRRQADTKAIQHLWAAIEIIRNQKQIANIDRITKYMSRVHGMHPKETTRQLSLAVKDGLIVETLTVGCKGSKAGIEQEGYWLPGDEISIKKKNTNKQEMSTYLRFIVSRMKERAIDLNKKGKDNKHPMYRRLVHSAVDVPTIQEKVNEGKYRSYEEFKADAQLLLHNTVIFYGDSEQADIARMLYKDTCHELDELQLCKNCFYLSNARPDNWFCYPCIPNHELVWAKMKGFGFWPAKVLQKEDNQVDVRFFGHHHQRAWIPSENIQDITVNVHRLHVKRSMGWKKACDELELHQRFLREGRFWKSKNEDRGEEEAESSISSTSNEQLKVTQEPRAKKGRRNQSVEPKKEEPEPETEAVSSSQEIPTMPQPIEKVSVSTQTKKLSASSPRMLHRSTQTTSDGVCQSMCHDKYTKIFNDFKDRMKSDHKRETERVVREALEKLRSEMEEEKRQAVNKAVANMQGEMDRKCKQVKEKCKEEFVEEIKKLATQHKQLISQTKKKQWCYNCEEEAMYHCCWNTSYCSIKCQQEHWHAEHKRTCRRKR
- the ZMYND11 gene encoding zinc finger MYND domain-containing protein 11 isoform X10, with product MARLTKRRQADTKAIQHLWAAIEIIRNQKQIANIDRITKYMSRVHGMHPKETTRQLSLAVKDGLIVETLTVGCKGSKAGIEQEGYWLPGDEISIKKKNTNKQEMSTYLRFIVSRMKERAIDLNKKGKDNKHPMYRRLVHSAVDVPTIQEKVNEGKYRSYEEFKADAQLLLHNTVIFYGADSEQADIARMLYKDTCHELDELQLCKNCFYLSNARPDNWFCYPCIPNHELVWAKMKGFGFWPAKVLQKEDNQVDVRFFGHHHQRAWIPSENIQDITVNVHRLHVKRSMGWKKACDELELHQRFLREGRFWKSKNEDRGEEEAESSISSTSNEQLKVTQEPRAKKGRRNQSVEPKKEEPEPETEAVSSSQEIPTMPQPIEKVSVSTQTKKLSASSPRMLHRSTQTTSDGVCQSMCHDKYTKIFNDFKDRMKSDHKRETERVVREALEKLRSEMEEEKRQAVNKAVANMQGEMDRKCKQVKEKCKEEFVEEIKKLATQHKQLISQTKKKQWCYNCEEEAMYHCCWNTSYCSIKCQQEHWHAEHKRTCRRKR
- the ZMYND11 gene encoding zinc finger MYND domain-containing protein 11 isoform X12, with amino-acid sequence MSTYLRFIVSRMKERAIDLNKKGKDNKHPMYRRLVHSAVDVPTIQEKVNEGKYRSYEEFKADAQLLLHNTVIFYGADSEQADIARMLYKDTCHELDELQLCKNCFYLSNARPDNWFCYPCIPNHELVWAKMKGFGFWPAKVLQKEDNQVDVRFFGHHHQRAWIPSENIQDITVNVHRLHVKRSMGWKKACDELELHQRFLREGRFWKSKNEDRGEEEAESSISSTSNEQLKVTQEPRAKKGRRNQSVEPKKEEPEPETEAVSSSQEIPTMPQPIEKVSVSTQTKKLSASSPRMLHRSTQTTSDGVCQSMCHDKYTKIFNDFKDRMKSDHKRETERVVREALEKLRSEMEEEKRQAVNKAVANMQGEMDRKCKQVKEKCKEEFVEEIKKLATQHKQLISQTKKKQWCYNCEEEAMYHCCWNTSYCSIKCQQEHWHAEHKRTCRRKR